The nucleotide window ATCGTTTACACCTACCTCGCCGAGGTCTTCGCCCCGGCCACCGGCGGCCGGGGCGCACGGCTGGCCGCCCTGATGTTCGCCTTCGGGACGACCGGCACCCTCGGCAACTACGGCGCCGGCACGCTCGCCGACCGCTTCGGCGCCCGCCGCGTGGTGACCGGCGCCATCGCCCTGCTCGCCGTCAGCCTGGCGGTACTGCCGCTGGCCACCGGCGACTTCCCCGCCGCCGTCGCCGTCGTGGTGGTCTACGCCGTCGCCGCCTGGGCGATCACCACGCCGCAGCAGCACCGGCTGATCACCCTCGACCCCGACGCCGCGCCGCTGGTCGTCTCCCTCAACGCGGCCTTCCTGTACCTGGCCATCGCGCTGTCCGGGGTGGTCGGCGCGGTCGGCATCGGGCTCGTCGGCGCCGGACGGATCAGCCTGATCGGGGCCGCCGTGGCCCTGGTCGCCCTGGGCCTGTCCGAACTCGGCCACCGGCTCGCCGTCCGCGACGGCGCGCCCGCCCCGGCCCCACCCGCCCCCGCCGGGTCCACCGAACCGTCACGCGGCTGACCCCCGCCGCACCCACCGTCCCATCGGCCACACCACCCCACCTGCCACGAGGTATCCGCCAAGAAGAGGGGAACGTCCTGTGTGCGGAATCACCGGATGGGTCGACTTCACCCGTGATCTGACCCGCGAACGCCACACCACGCGGGCCATGACCGACACGATGGCCTGCCGCGGCCCGGACGACGAGGGGTGCTGGAGCGCGCGCCACGTGGCGCTGGGCCACCGCCGCCTCGCCGTCATCGACGTCGCCGGCGGCCGGCAGCCGATGCGCACCCCCGAGACCGGCCCCGACGGCGAGCCGGTCGCCGTCATCAGCTACAGCGGCGAGGTCTACAACTTCCGCGAACTGCGCGAGGAACTCGTCCTGCACGGCCACCACTTCCGCACCCGCAGCGACACCGAGGTGGTGCTCCGCGCCTACCTGGAGTGGGGCAGCGGCTTCGTCGGACGGCTGGGCGGCATGTACGCGTTCGCCCTGTGGGACAACCGCACCGAGGAACTCCTCCTGGTCCGCGACCGGCTCGGCGTCAAGCCCCTCTTCCACCACCCCCTCGACGACGGCGTGCTCTTCGGCTCCGAACCCAAGGCCATCCTCGCCAACCCGCTGGCCACCCCCCGCCTCGACCTCGACGGCCTGCGCGACGCCCTCGCCCTGGCCCGGGTCCCCGGCCGCACCCCGCTCACCGGGGTGTACGAGGTCAAACCCGGCCACCTGGTACGGGTGCGGCGCGGCCGGCTCACCGAGGAGCGCTACTGGTCGCTGCGGACCCGGCCGCACCACGACGACCTCGACACCACCATCGCCACCGTGCGCGACCTGCTCACCGACACCGTCGACCGCCAACTGGTCTCCGACGTACCGCTGTGCGCCCTGCTCTCCGGCGGCCTCGACTCCAGCGCGCTGACCGCCATGGCCCAGCGCTCGCTCACCGCCGGACGCGCCGGGGACGCGGCCGGCGAGGTGATCCGCACCTTCTCGGTCGACTTCGCCGGCTACACCGAGAACTTCACCCCCGAACCGTTCCGCGAGACCCCCGACGCCCCCTACGTCGCCGAACTCGTCCGGCACGTCGGCACCGACCACCACGAGATCCTGCTGGACACCGCGCAACTGGTCGACCCCGCGGTACGCCGCCGGGTGCTGCGCGCCTGGGACCTGCCGTACGGCATCGGCGACCACGACCCCTCGCTGCTGCTGCTCTTCGAGGCCGTGCGGCGGCGCTCCACGGTGGCGCTGTCCGGCGAGTCCGCCGACGAGGTCTTCGGCGGCTACCTGTGGTTCCACCACCCCGACGCGGTCCGCGCCGACACCTTCCCCTGGCACGCCGTCAACGCCACCCCCGTCGCCGAGCAGGCCACCGCCTTCCTCGACCCCGCCCTCGTCAAGGAGCTCGCGCTGGCCGAGTACGTCGCGGACACCTACCGCGAGGCGGTGGCCGAGGTCGAGCACCTGCCCGGCGACGACGCGACGGAGCGGCGGATGCGGGTGGCGAGCCACCTCAACATCACCCGCTTCCTGCCCATGCTGCTGGACCGCAAGGACCGCATGAGCATGGCCGTCGGCCTGGAGGTACGGGTGCCGTTCTGCGACCACCGGCTGGTGAGCTACGTCTACAACGCGCCCTGGGCGATGAAGACCTTCGACGGCCGGGAGAAGAGCCTGCTGCGCGCCGCCACCGAGCAGTGGCTGCCGCCCTCGATCGTCCGGCGGCGCAAGGCCCCCTACCCCTCCACCCAGGACACCGGGTACGACCTGGCGGTCAACCGCGAACTGGCCCGCATCGCCGCCGACCCGGCGTCCCCCGCCGCGCCGCTGCTCGACCGCGCCGCGCTGCGCGCCTTCCTCGACCGGCCGCTGACCGGGCCGTACTCGATGATGCAGCGCTCGGTCCACACCGAGACCCCGGTACGGCTCGACGCGTGGCTCGGGGAGTACGGCGTGCGGCTGGACGGGCTCACCGGCTGAGCCCGCCGTACCGCTGCGCGGCGCCTCAGCAGGCGGGGCGGACCGGCGTGCCGCCCTCGCGCAGGCCGACCAGCCCCGCCCGGGCCGCCGCCACCCCCGCCTGGAAGCGGCTCTCGGCGCGCAACTCGATCATGATCCCGGCCAGATGACGGCGGAACGTACGCGACGACATCCCCACCCGGCGCGCCACCACGTCGTCCTTGAGCCCGGTGGCCAGCAGGTCCAGGATGGTGGCCTTCACGTCGTCGAGCGTCTCGCGGTACGTGCCGCCGTCCTGGTCGTAGTCGGTCCCCGACTGCCAGGCGTACTCGAAGATCCCGCGCAGCAGCGAGACCACCGAGGGCTCGTAGACCACGGTGACGGCCGGGGTGGGCCGGCCGGCCGCGCGGTCGGGGACGAAGGCCACCTCGTCGCCGACGACCACCAGGTGGTCGAAGACGTGGTTGGCGGTGCGCACCCGGGCCCCGGCCGCCGCCACCCGGGACAGCCCGGCCCGGGTGACCGGGCTGGTGCGGGCGGTGTGCGGATACAGCACCCGCACGTCCACGCCGCGTTCGACCACCTTCAGGCCGAACGGCTCGAACTCCTGCACCTGGCCGGGGGCGAGGGGCTGCATCGCCAGGATCCCCGAGGAGCAGTGGCGGGCCGCGTCGGCGAGGCGCAGCTCCAGCTGCCCGCGGTCCTGGTGGCGCACGATCGCCTCCTGCCGCAGCCGGGTGCGGCGCAGGTTGCTGAAGGTGTCGGCGAAGGACCGCAACTGCTCGTGGATCCCGGCCAGTTCGCGGCGCTTGGCGTGGATCGCCTGCTCCAGCGGAACGATCAACTCCACCTGGGCCGCCTCCGGGCTGACCGCCATGAAGCCGCCCTCGCGCGGGCAGTACCGCACCAGCCGCAGCTCCCGCAGCCGGTCCATCGCCCGCTGGGTGTCGGCGAACGGGGCGCCGAGCACCGTGGCGACCTGGACGGCGGTGACCAGGCCCCGGGTGAGCGTCTGCTCGTAGACCCGCACCGCCAGCTCGTCGACGGCGTACCCGGGGTCCGCCGCCGGCGGGTCGGGCAACGTCCCGGTGGCGGTCCGCTCCGGTTTCTCCAGTACGTTCTTCAACGTCGGCCTCCGGTGGCTCGCTCGGCTCGCTGCTGTGGCAGGGCGGGGCCGGTGGCCAGCTCCGCCGTCATCACCTCGACGACCTGGGCCAGCTGCTCGCCCAGGAAGAAGTGGCCCCCGGGGAAGGAGGCGAGGGAGAACCCCCCGGTGGTGTGGCGCCGCCACCCCCGCGCCGCGT belongs to Streptantibioticus cattleyicolor NRRL 8057 = DSM 46488 and includes:
- a CDS encoding LuxR family transcriptional regulator yields the protein MKNVLEKPERTATGTLPDPPAADPGYAVDELAVRVYEQTLTRGLVTAVQVATVLGAPFADTQRAMDRLRELRLVRYCPREGGFMAVSPEAAQVELIVPLEQAIHAKRRELAGIHEQLRSFADTFSNLRRTRLRQEAIVRHQDRGQLELRLADAARHCSSGILAMQPLAPGQVQEFEPFGLKVVERGVDVRVLYPHTARTSPVTRAGLSRVAAAGARVRTANHVFDHLVVVGDEVAFVPDRAAGRPTPAVTVVYEPSVVSLLRGIFEYAWQSGTDYDQDGGTYRETLDDVKATILDLLATGLKDDVVARRVGMSSRTFRRHLAGIMIELRAESRFQAGVAAARAGLVGLREGGTPVRPAC
- the asnB gene encoding asparagine synthase (glutamine-hydrolyzing); this translates as MCGITGWVDFTRDLTRERHTTRAMTDTMACRGPDDEGCWSARHVALGHRRLAVIDVAGGRQPMRTPETGPDGEPVAVISYSGEVYNFRELREELVLHGHHFRTRSDTEVVLRAYLEWGSGFVGRLGGMYAFALWDNRTEELLLVRDRLGVKPLFHHPLDDGVLFGSEPKAILANPLATPRLDLDGLRDALALARVPGRTPLTGVYEVKPGHLVRVRRGRLTEERYWSLRTRPHHDDLDTTIATVRDLLTDTVDRQLVSDVPLCALLSGGLDSSALTAMAQRSLTAGRAGDAAGEVIRTFSVDFAGYTENFTPEPFRETPDAPYVAELVRHVGTDHHEILLDTAQLVDPAVRRRVLRAWDLPYGIGDHDPSLLLLFEAVRRRSTVALSGESADEVFGGYLWFHHPDAVRADTFPWHAVNATPVAEQATAFLDPALVKELALAEYVADTYREAVAEVEHLPGDDATERRMRVASHLNITRFLPMLLDRKDRMSMAVGLEVRVPFCDHRLVSYVYNAPWAMKTFDGREKSLLRAATEQWLPPSIVRRRKAPYPSTQDTGYDLAVNRELARIAADPASPAAPLLDRAALRAFLDRPLTGPYSMMQRSVHTETPVRLDAWLGEYGVRLDGLTG